One part of the Rhizobium indicum genome encodes these proteins:
- a CDS encoding ATP-binding cassette domain-containing protein has translation MLEVKSINVSIGGVPILRDVSMKVEARSMVGIVGRNGAGKTTLMRAIMGLLPLRAGSIHYEKKDISREAPHLRVHHQMGFAPEDRRLIPELTVEENLLIPAWAAGVTDAQKRLDDVYALIPEAADFRHRRALQLSGGQQKLVAIGRARMTGTQLLMLDEPFEGVAPALSKRISEVVASLQPLGLSILLSGADLRHAGKGLDMVYRMDRGQITSI, from the coding sequence ATGCTTGAAGTGAAGTCAATCAACGTCTCCATCGGCGGGGTACCTATTCTGCGTGACGTTTCCATGAAGGTCGAAGCCCGCTCGATGGTCGGAATCGTCGGCCGCAATGGTGCCGGCAAGACCACGTTGATGCGTGCGATAATGGGGCTCTTGCCACTCCGGGCAGGTTCGATCCATTATGAGAAGAAGGACATTTCCCGTGAGGCGCCGCATCTGCGCGTGCACCACCAGATGGGCTTCGCGCCGGAAGACCGGCGCCTTATTCCCGAACTGACTGTTGAGGAAAACCTGCTTATTCCGGCATGGGCAGCTGGCGTCACAGATGCGCAGAAGCGGCTCGACGATGTCTATGCGCTCATTCCGGAGGCAGCGGACTTCCGCCATCGCCGCGCCCTGCAGCTTTCAGGCGGCCAGCAGAAACTCGTGGCCATCGGTCGCGCACGCATGACTGGCACCCAGCTGTTAATGCTAGACGAGCCATTCGAAGGCGTCGCCCCCGCGCTTTCCAAGCGCATTTCCGAGGTAGTCGCATCCCTGCAGCCGCTTGGTCTTTCCATCCTTCTTTCCGGCGCCGATCTTCGGCACGCCGGTAAGGGCCTCGATATGGTTTATCGCATGGACCGTGGCCAGATCACTTCTATTTGA
- a CDS encoding iron-containing alcohol dehydrogenase has protein sequence MKQFIFQTPPNILIEAGASSKIADVLKGYKAARRRDLDRWRA, from the coding sequence ATGAAACAGTTTATCTTCCAGACCCCGCCAAACATCCTTATCGAGGCAGGCGCATCCAGCAAGATCGCCGACGTCCTCAAGGGCTACAAGGCCGCCCGGCGCCGAGATCTGGATCGATGGCGGGCATAA
- the trxA gene encoding thioredoxin yields the protein MAIVKVDINNFQSEVLESAIPVVVDFWAEWCGPCKMIALSLEEIAVEMEGKVKVAKLNIDENPELAAQFGVRSIPTLAIFKGGEVADISVGAKPKTVLSNWISSAV from the coding sequence ATGGCTATCGTGAAAGTCGATATCAATAATTTCCAGTCGGAAGTTCTGGAATCCGCAATACCCGTCGTCGTCGATTTCTGGGCCGAATGGTGCGGCCCGTGCAAGATGATCGCTCTGAGCCTCGAAGAAATCGCCGTCGAGATGGAAGGCAAGGTCAAGGTCGCCAAGCTGAATATCGACGAGAACCCGGAACTCGCTGCACAGTTCGGTGTGCGCTCCATTCCGACCCTTGCAATCTTCAAGGGCGGCGAAGTTGCCGATATCTCTGTCGGCGCAAAGCCGAAGACGGTTCTTTCGAACTGGATTTCGAGCGCTGTCTGA